One Verrucomicrobiaceae bacterium genomic window carries:
- a CDS encoding pyridoxal phosphate-dependent aminotransferase — protein sequence MPATAVRLSHFTESVIRAMTRLSNQHGAINLSQGFPDFDPPEEIITALERATRGAFHQYAVTWGAPRFRQALAAKITHFSGVSVDPDQNLVVTCGSTEAMMCAMMTCCDPGDKVIVFSPFYENYGADAILSGAQPIYVPLHAPHFDFDPEELARAFAQGAKAIIVCNPSNPTGKVFTRRELQIILDLAEKHDAFVITDEPYEHIVYAPHEHVYMNSLPGAADRVITCNSLSKTYSITGWRLGYVHAAPHIIQQARKVHDFLTVGAAAPLQEAAIAGLELPDSYCASLPATYAPKRDVCLSLLRRTGLPFTEPQGAYYVLLDISSLGFTTDTEAAEWFVKTIGVAGVPGSSFFREPENRFIRFHFAKKEDTLNAAGEKLATLAHR from the coding sequence ATGCCCGCCACTGCCGTCCGCCTTTCCCATTTCACCGAATCCGTCATCCGCGCCATGACACGCCTTTCGAACCAGCATGGCGCGATCAATCTCTCTCAGGGTTTCCCCGATTTTGATCCGCCGGAGGAGATCATCACCGCCTTGGAGCGTGCTACACGGGGGGCCTTTCATCAGTATGCGGTCACCTGGGGGGCACCGCGCTTCCGCCAGGCTCTCGCGGCGAAAATCACGCACTTCTCCGGCGTCTCGGTCGATCCAGATCAGAACCTCGTCGTCACCTGCGGCAGCACAGAGGCCATGATGTGCGCCATGATGACCTGCTGCGACCCAGGGGATAAGGTCATCGTCTTTTCACCCTTTTACGAGAACTACGGCGCAGACGCCATTCTCAGTGGGGCACAGCCCATCTACGTCCCGCTGCATGCGCCGCATTTTGACTTCGATCCAGAGGAGCTCGCTCGCGCCTTTGCCCAAGGGGCGAAAGCCATCATCGTCTGCAATCCATCCAATCCCACTGGCAAGGTCTTCACTCGCCGTGAATTGCAGATCATCCTCGATCTCGCGGAAAAGCATGATGCCTTCGTCATCACGGATGAGCCCTACGAGCACATCGTCTATGCACCGCATGAGCATGTGTACATGAATTCGCTCCCTGGAGCCGCAGACCGCGTCATCACCTGCAATTCGCTGTCCAAGACCTACTCCATCACCGGTTGGCGGCTCGGCTACGTCCATGCCGCACCGCACATCATTCAGCAGGCACGCAAGGTGCATGACTTCCTCACCGTCGGAGCCGCAGCGCCGCTGCAAGAGGCCGCCATCGCCGGTCTGGAGCTGCCAGACAGCTACTGTGCGTCTCTCCCTGCCACCTACGCCCCGAAGCGGGATGTATGCCTCTCCCTTCTTCGTCGCACAGGGCTCCCATTCACCGAGCCGCAGGGCGCTTATTACGTCCTACTCGATATTTCCTCGTTGGGCTTCACCACGGATACCGAGGCCGCCGAATGGTTCGTCAAAACCATCGGCGTCGCCGGCGTCCCAGGCAGCAGCTTCTTCCGCGAGCCGGAAAATCGCTTCATCCGCTTCCACTTCGCCAAAAAGGAAGACACCCTGAACGCCGCCGGTGAAAAACTCGCCACCCTGGCCCACCGCTAG
- a CDS encoding cadherin-like beta sandwich domain-containing protein — translation MRKVVFLFCAVVLTAFFVFWPQTAPKAVSMAEPAAQSVLTQKPALLSAPTKAFTAWFSDYSANPSPESLELGKAYAKQHTAEIAKLIVSDPQLAIESAVPMVVRQKLPKEIVALLEDRVRVRGDYEVYGNAPLPGQEATMEPYTRTVTTEDGKRWNAHVYGKRQWQRSTSNASLNGVAVGREMAVSDSPLRVLEVGEVPQGEGREVVEACPISGIETEVEKAPDGSLAAVSEETPAFETPERVIYVCSGGHITQISEQYLSDEEKAHWEQLGTELNAGTGSGPANAPISGTIPSGWTTGNRTFLYIRACFPDNPVDPQNEQECYDMFKAANDYIVQTSYGRCYLTYAFPPLVVLPYPLEWYNRYNTDVGGGDYLVQNHAIQIAKSMGYNNGSYNMWAVRWSGGPGSYGGSASVGGAGMRMKSSSSGTFLHELGHNLGVWHANYWRTTPPSVTGPGNNAEYGNTFDVMGSSGSSGQYTASFKNTLSWMPPEQYWNVTSSGLYRISQTDASIADPSLRYALRLRRDAERDFWAEFRLRHTTNVGFTNGLMMTFDQWGLGGIGGSGGAPLNGSNRGAQLLDMTPGSFGNGITDTRNDSALWMGRTFSDPDFNIHFTPVANNTTTVPPSMDVQVQIGDAPGNNAPTLSIAASATSVGTGVGVTFTATASDPDSDTLAYAWVFDDGNYSLNNSAVQTKSWGTAGHYQVLCTASDMKGKRTTKSILITVGTPSTFTVSGTITGTDSLPLEGVYVANYAPSNNTTHTNSATFRGTWTDSDGNYTLTRLAAGSYSISPGLYPLVFTPDGFANPLTVGPSTTAKNFTSASLPAVTISYPDDVAAEGAVANPATIRLSREGSAAADLSVQIYNVNTGSATRNTDYTLAPAPATATSPDGGSGTSQYIIPAGAAFLDITLTPVQDTTAEGVEYASLDFVNTAHGYIMAGNPKAVVAITDDENNLPVVKITPVDDSGHEAGTDTLTMLLERTGVTAAALNVSLSYTGTATRNTDYTAAASVSIPAGSSSTTFTITPINDSDIETTETIICTVASNAAYNRNGTAQAVTSTLNDDDMPTVSIVATDAAASETGNDKGVFTITRTGSTAAALIVDYGVNGRAVLGSDYRRLEGRATIPVGLASTTVEIIPFDDALDEGTQDVILQLRTTREYFINPATQSATLSITDNDASQMYVELDTGSGTEPASGSAAGAVFNIRRPASGAAITVNYTITGTATSGTDFTALPGTIAFAAADTSKTITVSMLADTALEDAESVVLTLTTGTGYSPLAGQFQSATAWIYDADQPTVEVNVGDGTSGLTAPFTESTTVTTEDFFISRRGSTTADLVVNYTMSGTATEGVDYTALSGTATIPAGSTGVYVNVAAIVDTVPEGTESIIMTLTSGSYGVRVGSATMLLGDNDSFSSMSVGFAAATATTNEAVGTYNLAVNRSGTSTGTASVQYRVNGGSAAGNGIDFSLANGVLNFASGETSKTIPITIVQDQLPEPAETIIVQLLNQTGANLGTSSHTLTVNNISMPEAFSDPATAVIATGATLNGRVMPGGLATSYWFQYGLTPSYGQVTPTQNLAAGSAITAVTAALSGNPLTTYHYRLVVQNAQGTTSGINQTFTTSSAIHFDTPTTVPIVSNEFSASGSPLITLGFTPTAGQVLKLVDNTGFLLVSGIFANKPEGSLLTALEGATPRTFEISYSGGDGNDITLTAVSEVITFEAIGVKYVGDPAFTLNATSSGASAVSYEIVAGAASASVSGNTVTLTSTPGTVTIKATAGTALPKYQTFVLAAANTGFAQISASKAVEWALGIRANGTLWGWGINTYGMIGDGSLSTRRTPVQVGIVATWRQVSCGTDHALGTRTDGTLWAWGRNNNGQIGQGSTTTTQYTSPTQIGTETTWAWVVAGANHCVAVKTDGTLWAWGANGNGQVGQGNTTTTIYSTPTQIGTLTTWSTDGDHLHAGGDFTLALRANGTLWAWGQNTNSQLGDASTTLRSAPVQIGSVTSWSRVMAGTAFSAALRTDGSLWTWGANGSGQLGDGSLTTSNAPTQLGSVTTWSKIIAGASHMLATRSDGTLWSWGANVFGQLGQGIIDPTARGNTPQQIGTAVNWQEVAAGTNFSLATTTDSALRAWGSNNSGQNGFLPRLMRPLAANLGAVSSAVGANAVSYFLREDGSLWSVGSNSIGQLGISSSDSSPHHTPVRLASGPWRQISGGNSNLLAIRQDGTLWGLGFNTSGQLGDGATANHSFLFQVGTDDDWQQVSAGNTHSLAVKADGTLWAWGANGNGQLGNNSTTASTVPVQVGSDTDWEQAYTSYGTFSVAKKTNGTLWDWGVNTNGQVGQNDTTQRLVPTQIGTFTDWTRVAVGNSQVLALRSNGTLWGWGINSNNQLGDGTTSQRNAPVQIGTATNWKSINTSTFHSSATRTDGTLWTWGANGVGYLATGTYSSRSTPGQVGTATCWDVVMPTSGSAFTQVRAVDGSLWAAGWNNLGQNILADRSQLTPEVIFPALTAAQTLSFTAPSTVPVGDTITLNATASSALPARYIVTGPASLNGDKLTINAAGLVTVIAYQPGDSYWQASDLRYAYINLAAPTATTLASTSVGTTTATLNATVNPNGSVTTALFQSGTSISYGTNSPITLTAPSGVTAENVSLELTGLLPGTTYHFRVSASNLGGTDNGDDLTFTTLSNNADLSALAMSTGTLSPAFASSTLSYTASVTASTTSVSLTATTANTNATLQYRVNGSEYTTTNGLAIPVTLVTGLNTVQIEVTAEDEVTLRLYTLQITRPSGYSVWSAATGITGATNADPMDDFDGDGIANVLEYAMGMAGASASGTGALVLTGSTLNATGQPIVRQLPPPGGGAPEWCAIFIRRKDYVQAGLTYTPNFSADLSAWQTSATTPTVLADDGTYEAVCIPHPVIGAGPAKFFKLGVTLAP, via the coding sequence ATGCGCAAAGTTGTCTTCCTTTTCTGCGCCGTCGTTTTGACGGCCTTTTTCGTTTTTTGGCCGCAAACAGCCCCAAAGGCCGTTTCGATGGCTGAACCGGCTGCGCAGTCGGTTTTGACGCAAAAGCCTGCTCTGCTCTCCGCGCCGACGAAGGCCTTCACAGCATGGTTTTCCGATTATTCGGCCAATCCATCGCCAGAGAGCCTGGAGCTCGGCAAAGCCTATGCGAAGCAGCACACGGCGGAGATCGCGAAACTCATCGTGAGTGATCCGCAGCTCGCGATCGAGAGTGCGGTACCGATGGTGGTGAGGCAGAAGTTGCCGAAGGAGATCGTGGCGCTGCTGGAGGATCGCGTGCGGGTTCGCGGGGATTACGAGGTGTATGGAAATGCGCCGCTGCCAGGCCAGGAGGCGACGATGGAGCCTTACACACGCACGGTGACGACGGAGGATGGCAAGCGATGGAATGCGCATGTGTATGGGAAGCGCCAGTGGCAGCGCAGCACCTCGAATGCCTCACTCAACGGCGTGGCGGTGGGGCGTGAGATGGCGGTGAGTGATTCGCCGCTTCGCGTCTTGGAGGTGGGTGAGGTGCCGCAGGGCGAGGGTCGCGAGGTGGTGGAGGCTTGTCCGATCAGCGGCATCGAGACGGAGGTGGAAAAGGCTCCCGATGGCTCGCTGGCGGCGGTTTCGGAGGAGACGCCAGCTTTTGAGACGCCGGAGCGGGTGATCTACGTGTGCAGCGGTGGTCACATCACACAGATCTCGGAGCAATACCTGAGCGATGAGGAAAAAGCGCACTGGGAGCAGCTCGGTACCGAATTGAACGCGGGCACGGGCAGCGGTCCGGCGAATGCACCGATCTCCGGCACGATCCCGAGCGGCTGGACGACGGGAAATCGCACTTTCCTCTATATCCGAGCCTGCTTCCCGGATAATCCGGTCGATCCACAGAACGAGCAGGAGTGCTACGACATGTTCAAGGCGGCGAACGACTACATCGTGCAGACGAGCTACGGCCGCTGCTACCTGACGTATGCCTTTCCGCCGCTGGTGGTGCTGCCTTACCCGCTGGAGTGGTACAACCGCTACAACACGGATGTGGGCGGCGGTGACTACCTGGTGCAAAACCACGCCATCCAGATCGCGAAGTCGATGGGCTACAACAACGGCAGCTACAACATGTGGGCCGTGCGCTGGAGCGGCGGCCCTGGGAGCTACGGCGGCAGCGCCAGCGTGGGCGGCGCGGGCATGCGCATGAAGTCGAGCAGCAGCGGCACCTTCCTGCATGAACTGGGGCATAATCTGGGCGTGTGGCATGCGAACTACTGGCGCACCACGCCGCCGAGCGTGACCGGGCCGGGCAACAATGCGGAATACGGCAATACCTTCGATGTGATGGGCAGCAGCGGAAGCAGCGGGCAATACACGGCGAGCTTCAAAAACACGCTGAGCTGGATGCCGCCGGAGCAGTATTGGAATGTGACGTCGAGCGGGCTGTATCGCATCAGCCAGACGGATGCGAGCATCGCGGACCCGAGCCTGCGCTATGCGTTGCGGCTGCGGCGGGATGCGGAGCGTGATTTCTGGGCGGAGTTTCGCCTGCGGCACACGACGAACGTGGGCTTCACGAATGGTCTGATGATGACCTTTGACCAATGGGGCCTGGGCGGCATCGGCGGCAGTGGTGGGGCACCTTTGAATGGCAGCAATCGCGGCGCACAGCTCCTGGACATGACGCCGGGCAGTTTTGGCAATGGCATCACCGATACGCGAAACGATTCCGCGCTGTGGATGGGCCGCACGTTCAGCGATCCGGACTTCAACATCCACTTCACCCCCGTGGCGAACAACACGACCACGGTTCCGCCTTCGATGGATGTGCAGGTACAAATCGGCGATGCGCCAGGGAACAATGCGCCGACGCTGAGCATCGCCGCGAGTGCCACGAGCGTGGGCACAGGTGTTGGTGTGACCTTCACCGCGACGGCGAGCGATCCTGATAGCGACACGCTGGCCTACGCGTGGGTTTTTGATGATGGAAACTACTCGCTGAACAACAGCGCGGTGCAGACGAAGTCCTGGGGCACCGCCGGGCACTATCAGGTGCTCTGCACAGCCTCGGACATGAAGGGCAAGCGCACCACGAAGTCGATTTTGATCACCGTGGGCACGCCGAGCACCTTCACAGTGAGCGGAACCATCACCGGCACGGATTCGCTGCCGCTGGAAGGCGTGTATGTGGCGAACTACGCGCCTTCAAACAACACCACGCACACGAACAGCGCCACCTTCCGCGGCACCTGGACAGATAGCGATGGGAATTACACGCTCACGCGACTCGCAGCAGGCAGTTACAGCATTTCACCGGGGCTTTATCCGCTCGTTTTCACGCCGGATGGCTTCGCGAATCCGCTCACAGTCGGGCCGAGCACGACGGCGAAGAATTTCACCAGCGCCAGCCTGCCTGCGGTGACGATTTCTTATCCCGACGACGTGGCCGCGGAGGGAGCGGTGGCGAATCCGGCGACGATTCGTCTTTCACGCGAAGGCAGCGCGGCAGCAGATCTCTCGGTGCAGATTTATAACGTGAACACCGGCTCCGCGACACGGAACACCGACTACACACTCGCACCCGCGCCTGCGACGGCCACCAGCCCGGATGGCGGCAGCGGCACCTCACAGTACATCATTCCCGCAGGGGCGGCCTTCCTCGACATCACGCTCACACCAGTGCAGGACACCACTGCGGAAGGAGTGGAGTATGCATCGCTGGATTTCGTCAATACGGCGCACGGCTATATCATGGCGGGCAATCCAAAGGCCGTGGTGGCGATCACCGATGACGAAAACAATCTGCCGGTAGTGAAAATCACGCCGGTGGATGATTCCGGCCATGAAGCTGGCACAGATACTCTGACAATGCTGCTGGAGCGCACCGGAGTCACGGCGGCAGCTCTGAATGTGAGCCTCAGCTACACCGGCACCGCCACGCGAAACACGGATTACACAGCGGCGGCGAGTGTGAGTATCCCCGCAGGGAGTTCCAGCACGACCTTCACCATCACGCCGATCAATGACAGCGACATCGAGACGACGGAGACGATCATTTGCACGGTGGCGAGCAACGCGGCCTACAATCGCAACGGCACCGCGCAGGCCGTGACGAGCACGCTGAATGATGACGATATGCCCACGGTGAGCATCGTGGCGACAGATGCAGCGGCGAGCGAGACCGGAAATGACAAGGGGGTCTTTACCATCACTCGCACCGGCAGCACGGCAGCGGCGCTGATCGTCGATTATGGTGTGAATGGTCGTGCGGTGCTGGGCTCGGATTATCGCCGCCTGGAAGGCCGTGCCACGATCCCTGTGGGCCTCGCGAGCACGACGGTGGAGATCATTCCGTTTGACGATGCGCTGGATGAAGGCACGCAGGATGTCATTTTGCAGCTCCGCACGACACGTGAGTATTTCATCAATCCGGCCACGCAGAGCGCCACCCTTTCCATCACGGATAATGACGCCTCGCAGATGTATGTCGAGCTGGATACCGGCAGCGGCACTGAGCCTGCGAGCGGCTCCGCAGCTGGCGCGGTCTTCAACATTCGCCGTCCGGCCAGCGGCGCGGCCATCACGGTGAATTACACGATCACCGGCACGGCCACGAGCGGCACGGACTTCACCGCGCTGCCGGGCACCATCGCCTTTGCAGCCGCTGACACGAGCAAGACGATCACCGTGAGCATGCTCGCGGACACGGCTTTGGAGGACGCGGAGTCCGTCGTACTCACGCTGACCACTGGCACGGGCTATTCACCGCTGGCGGGGCAATTTCAAAGCGCCACTGCCTGGATCTACGATGCGGATCAGCCCACAGTGGAGGTGAATGTGGGAGACGGCACCAGCGGCCTCACCGCGCCGTTCACCGAGTCCACCACCGTCACCACCGAGGACTTTTTCATCAGCCGACGCGGGAGCACCACGGCGGACCTCGTGGTGAACTACACGATGAGTGGCACGGCCACCGAGGGCGTCGATTACACCGCGCTCAGCGGCACCGCGACGATCCCGGCGGGCAGCACAGGCGTGTATGTGAATGTGGCTGCGATCGTCGATACAGTTCCCGAGGGCACCGAGTCCATCATCATGACGCTCACCAGCGGCAGCTACGGCGTGCGTGTGGGCAGCGCCACGATGCTGCTGGGTGACAATGACAGCTTCAGCAGCATGAGCGTGGGTTTTGCTGCCGCCACCGCCACGACGAACGAGGCCGTGGGCACCTATAACCTTGCGGTGAACCGTTCTGGCACCTCCACGGGCACCGCCAGCGTGCAGTATCGCGTGAATGGCGGCTCCGCAGCGGGCAATGGCATCGACTTCTCACTCGCCAATGGCGTGCTGAACTTCGCCAGCGGCGAAACGAGCAAGACAATCCCCATCACCATCGTGCAAGACCAGCTCCCCGAGCCAGCGGAGACGATCATCGTGCAGCTCCTCAATCAAACCGGCGCGAATCTCGGCACTAGCTCGCACACCTTGACGGTGAACAACATCTCCATGCCGGAGGCGTTTAGCGATCCTGCCACGGCGGTGATCGCCACCGGAGCGACGCTGAATGGTCGCGTGATGCCGGGTGGCCTTGCCACGAGTTATTGGTTCCAATACGGCCTCACGCCCTCTTATGGCCAGGTCACGCCCACACAGAATCTCGCCGCAGGCAGCGCCATCACTGCGGTCACAGCGGCGCTTTCTGGCAATCCGCTCACGACGTATCATTACCGCCTCGTGGTGCAAAATGCTCAGGGAACTACCAGCGGCATCAATCAGACCTTCACCACCAGCTCGGCGATCCATTTTGATACACCGACGACCGTCCCGATCGTTTCCAACGAGTTTTCCGCCAGCGGCTCGCCGCTCATCACGCTCGGTTTTACGCCCACGGCGGGTCAGGTGCTCAAGTTGGTCGATAATACCGGTTTTCTGCTTGTGAGCGGCATTTTCGCGAACAAGCCCGAAGGCAGTCTGCTCACCGCTTTGGAGGGAGCGACGCCGCGCACCTTCGAAATCAGCTACAGCGGAGGAGATGGCAATGACATCACTTTGACTGCTGTGAGCGAGGTGATCACGTTTGAGGCCATTGGAGTGAAATACGTCGGTGATCCGGCTTTCACGCTCAATGCGACCTCCAGCGGAGCTTCGGCAGTGAGTTACGAAATCGTCGCCGGAGCTGCGAGTGCCAGCGTGAGTGGAAACACGGTCACTTTGACCTCCACACCCGGCACCGTGACCATCAAAGCGACGGCTGGGACCGCTTTGCCAAAGTATCAGACCTTTGTGCTCGCGGCGGCGAATACGGGTTTTGCACAGATCAGCGCCAGCAAGGCTGTAGAGTGGGCGCTAGGCATCCGGGCCAATGGAACGCTGTGGGGCTGGGGCATCAATACCTATGGTATGATCGGTGATGGCAGCCTGTCCACGCGGCGCACGCCGGTGCAGGTGGGAATAGTGGCGACGTGGCGGCAGGTGAGCTGCGGCACGGATCATGCGCTGGGCACACGCACAGATGGCACCCTTTGGGCCTGGGGCCGGAATAACAACGGCCAAATCGGCCAGGGCAGCACCACGACGACACAATACACCTCGCCAACACAGATCGGCACGGAGACGACATGGGCCTGGGTCGTGGCGGGAGCGAATCACTGCGTCGCCGTGAAAACCGATGGCACACTCTGGGCCTGGGGAGCCAATGGCAACGGCCAAGTGGGGCAGGGGAACACGACCACGACGATTTACTCCACCCCGACGCAGATCGGCACGCTGACGACTTGGAGCACCGATGGGGATCATCTGCATGCAGGCGGTGATTTCACCCTCGCGCTGCGGGCGAATGGCACGCTGTGGGCCTGGGGGCAGAATACTAATAGCCAGCTCGGCGATGCCAGCACCACACTGCGCAGCGCACCGGTGCAGATCGGCAGTGTCACAAGTTGGAGCCGCGTGATGGCGGGCACGGCCTTCTCCGCCGCACTGCGCACGGACGGCTCGTTGTGGACCTGGGGTGCAAATGGGAGCGGCCAGCTCGGCGACGGCTCACTGACCACGAGCAATGCGCCAACGCAGCTCGGTAGCGTAACAACTTGGAGCAAAATCATCGCCGGTGCCTCGCACATGCTCGCCACCCGCAGCGATGGCACACTTTGGAGCTGGGGCGCGAATGTCTTCGGCCAGCTTGGGCAGGGAATCATCGATCCGACGGCACGCGGCAACACGCCGCAGCAGATCGGCACGGCGGTGAACTGGCAGGAGGTGGCCGCAGGGACGAATTTCAGCCTCGCCACGACCACAGACAGTGCGCTGCGAGCCTGGGGCAGCAATAACAGCGGTCAAAATGGATTCCTACCGCGACTCATGCGCCCGCTGGCCGCCAATCTCGGCGCGGTGAGCAGCGCCGTGGGAGCGAATGCCGTCAGCTACTTTTTGCGTGAAGACGGTAGCCTGTGGAGCGTGGGGTCGAACAGCATCGGCCAGCTCGGCATCAGTAGCTCGGATAGTTCGCCGCATCACACACCCGTGCGACTCGCCAGCGGCCCGTGGCGGCAAATTTCCGGCGGAAACAGCAATCTGCTCGCCATCCGGCAGGACGGCACACTTTGGGGACTGGGCTTCAACACCAGCGGCCAGCTCGGAGATGGTGCCACGGCGAATCACAGCTTCCTTTTCCAAGTCGGCACGGATGATGACTGGCAGCAAGTCTCTGCTGGGAACACGCACTCGCTCGCGGTGAAGGCAGATGGCACGCTGTGGGCCTGGGGCGCGAATGGGAATGGCCAACTCGGTAACAACAGCACCACTGCTTCCACCGTGCCCGTGCAAGTGGGCAGTGATACCGACTGGGAGCAGGCCTACACCAGCTACGGCACCTTTTCCGTGGCGAAAAAGACCAATGGCACGCTTTGGGACTGGGGAGTCAATACGAACGGCCAGGTCGGCCAGAATGACACCACGCAGCGCCTCGTCCCCACGCAGATCGGCACCTTCACCGACTGGACCCGCGTGGCCGTCGGCAACTCGCAGGTGCTAGCGCTGCGCTCCAATGGCACGCTCTGGGGCTGGGGCATCAACAGCAACAACCAGCTCGGCGACGGCACCACCTCGCAGCGCAATGCCCCGGTGCAAATCGGAACGGCCACGAACTGGAAAAGCATCAACACCTCCACCTTTCACAGTTCCGCTACACGAACGGACGGCACTCTTTGGACCTGGGGAGCCAATGGCGTGGGCTATCTGGCTACCGGCACCTATTCAAGCCGCTCCACACCAGGCCAAGTCGGAACGGCGACCTGCTGGGATGTGGTCATGCCTACCAGTGGCTCCGCATTTACACAGGTGCGGGCCGTGGACGGCAGCTTGTGGGCCGCAGGATGGAACAATCTCGGCCAAAACATACTCGCGGATCGTAGCCAGCTCACACCGGAGGTCATTTTCCCCGCTTTGACTGCCGCACAGACGCTCAGCTTCACCGCGCCCTCCACCGTGCCCGTGGGTGATACGATCACGTTGAACGCCACCGCCTCCAGCGCACTGCCTGCACGCTACATCGTCACCGGGCCCGCTTCATTGAATGGCGATAAACTCACCATCAACGCCGCCGGACTCGTTACCGTCATCGCCTACCAGCCCGGTGATAGCTACTGGCAAGCCAGCGACCTCCGCTATGCCTACATCAATCTCGCCGCGCCTACCGCCACCACCCTTGCCTCGACGAGTGTGGGCACCACCACCGCCACGCTGAACGCCACCGTCAATCCGAATGGCTCAGTCACGACGGCTCTCTTCCAAAGCGGCACCAGCATCAGCTACGGCACCAACTCGCCCATCACCCTCACCGCACCCTCCGGCGTGACGGCTGAAAATGTCTCGCTGGAGCTCACCGGGCTGCTTCCCGGCACCACGTATCATTTCCGCGTCAGCGCCAGCAACCTCGGCGGCACCGACAACGGCGATGATCTGACCTTCACCACCCTCAGCAACAACGCCGACCTCTCCGCGCTCGCCATGAGCACCGGCACGCTCTCGCCCGCCTTTGCCAGCAGCACCTTGAGCTACACCGCCAGCGTCACCGCGAGCACCACCAGCGTGAGCCTCACCGCCACCACCGCCAACACGAACGCCACGCTGCAATACCGCGTGAACGGCTCCGAATACACCACCACCAACGGCCTCGCCATCCCCGTCACGCTCGTAACCGGCCTCAATACCGTGCAAATCGAAGTCACCGCCGAAGATGAGGTCACACTGCGGCTCTACACCCTCCAAATCACCCGCCCATCTGGATACTCGGTGTGGAGCGCCGCCACAGGCATCACTGGGGCCACGAATGCCGACCCGATGGACGACTTCGACGGCGATGGCATCGCGAACGTGCTCGAATACGCCATGGGTATGGCTGGAGCGAGTGCTAGCGGCACCGGGGCACTTGTTTTGACCGGTAGCACCCTCAACGCCACCGGGCAGCCCATCGTCCGCCAACTCCCACCACCCGGCGGCGGTGCTCCAGAATGGTGCGCCATCTTCATCCGCCGCAAAGATTACGTGCAGGCTGGTCTCACCTACACGCCGAACTTCAGTGCTGATCTGAGCGCCTGGCAGACCAGCGCCACGACGCCAACCGTATTGGCAGACGACGGCACTTATGAGGCCGTCTGCATTCCGCATCCTGTCATCGGCGCAGGACCCGCGAAATTCTTTAAACTTGGAGTGACCTTGGCACCTTGA
- the tdh gene encoding L-threonine 3-dehydrogenase: MKSLVKARSERGLWLQDVPEPQVGINDVLIKVRKTGICGTDLHIYKWDAWAQKTIPVPMVVGHEFVGEVVAVGSNVNDFHLGEIVSAEGHVVCGRCRNCLAGRRHLCKDTVGIGVNRAGAFAEYISVPMTNVWHHREGVDEEVASIFDPFGNAVHTALAFECLGEDVLITGAGPIGIMAIPVVKHAGARHVVITDVNEYRLDLARKMGATVALNVKTGSIADVQKQLGMKEGFDVGLEMSGNAAAFRDMIDSMCHGGKIAMLGIPSEQIAIDWNKVIFNMLTIHGIYGREMYETWYQMSVMLESGVNIAPVITHRFHYTEFERGFAAMESGDCGKVVLDWT; this comes from the coding sequence ATGAAATCACTCGTAAAAGCACGCTCTGAGCGCGGACTATGGCTCCAGGATGTCCCGGAGCCGCAGGTCGGCATCAATGATGTCCTCATCAAGGTCCGTAAAACCGGTATCTGCGGCACGGACTTGCATATTTACAAATGGGATGCCTGGGCACAGAAGACCATCCCCGTGCCGATGGTGGTGGGGCATGAGTTTGTCGGGGAGGTGGTGGCAGTGGGCTCCAATGTGAACGACTTCCATCTGGGGGAAATCGTCAGCGCTGAGGGGCATGTCGTGTGTGGTCGCTGTCGCAACTGCCTAGCTGGCCGCCGCCATCTATGCAAAGACACCGTCGGTATCGGGGTGAATCGAGCCGGGGCTTTTGCGGAGTACATTAGTGTGCCGATGACCAATGTGTGGCACCACCGGGAGGGCGTGGACGAGGAGGTAGCGAGCATTTTCGACCCGTTTGGCAATGCCGTCCACACAGCCCTGGCCTTTGAATGCCTGGGGGAGGATGTTTTGATCACGGGCGCAGGGCCAATAGGCATCATGGCCATCCCGGTGGTGAAGCACGCGGGGGCCCGCCATGTCGTCATCACGGATGTGAATGAGTATCGACTCGATCTGGCTCGCAAGATGGGGGCGACGGTTGCCCTCAATGTCAAAACCGGCTCCATCGCTGATGTGCAGAAGCAGTTGGGGATGAAAGAGGGCTTCGATGTGGGCCTGGAGATGAGTGGGAATGCGGCAGCCTTTCGTGACATGATCGATAGCATGTGCCACGGGGGCAAGATCGCCATGCTCGGTATCCCCAGTGAGCAGATCGCCATCGACTGGAATAAAGTCATCTTCAATATGCTCACCATCCACGGCATCTACGGGCGTGAGATGTATGAGACCTGGTATCAGATGAGTGTGATGTTGGAGAGTGGTGTGAATATCGCGCCCGTCATCACGCACCGCTTTCACTACACCGAGTTCGAGCGGGGATTCGCCGCCATGGAAAGCGGCGATTGTGGCAAAGTCGTGCTCGATTGGACGTAG